The Triticum urartu cultivar G1812 unplaced genomic scaffold, Tu2.1 TuUngrouped_contig_5050, whole genome shotgun sequence genomic interval GGAGGGTAAGTATAAGTGAGGCTTAACTCATGGAACCATCCTACATTCTATGCTAACGACCAACTCTTACACTCAAGAGGATGTTAATTTGTTCGACATGAAAGATTAAATAGTTCAAGAGCTATCTAGAAAGAGGTAATGCCAAATGTTATGTTCTCTCCTACCGATGGCTAGAGTGCTCCATGCACTAAAACCTAACTAAAGTTGGCGGCATCATAGTTTGTGGATGTATAAGTAACCCTAAATCCTACAATGTTGCGATATAGATCGACAAAATAGTAATTATAAAATGGACGGTTGAGACACCACATGTGCTAACATCCATTATTCAAGCAAGTCGGATTTGTATAGCACACACTTCATGCAACAATGTAGTGCATTGGATATACTATGGACAAACCAGTAAGTTTGAAATGAACATATAAGTACTATCAAACGTTATTTGTCTATACCCAACGCTGGCACTATGGCATGCATGAAGCCATATAAAAGTTCACGATGTCATAGTTTTCTAGATGTACACGTAACCCTAAACTCTATCGACGCACAATATAGCATGGGCAGATTAGTAGAAGTCATTATTAACTCACGGAACCATCCGTTGATCTAGGTTATTGACATGTTCTCACACTCCAGCGAATGTTTGTTGGCGTGAAAGTTTGAATCATTCAAGAGGTTTCTTGAGAGATAATACCAAATTAAAGTTGACGATACCATAGGTTTTCGGATGTGCCTAAACCCTACCGACATGCGATATAACATGGACATAGTAGTAAAAGGTCATTATTAATTAACTAACGGAACATCCCTCGCTCTAGGTTATAGACATGTTCTCACACTCTAGCGGATGTTTGTCGGCATGGGGATTCGAATCGTTCAAGAGGTTTCTTGAGAGAGATAATACAAAATTAAAGTTGATGATGCCAAAGTTTCCTCAACGTACACATATGCCTAAACCCTATCGACAAACAATATAACATGGACAAATTAGTACAAAGTCATGATTAACTCCCAAAACCACCCCCTCGCTCTAGGTTATCGACATGTTCAAACACTCCAACGGTTGTTTGTTGGTGTGCAAGTTTGAATCGTTCGAGAGGTTTCTTGAGAGAGATACTACCAAATGAAAGTTGATGACACCAAAGTTTCCCCGACGTACACGTATCCCTAAACCCCACTGACACACCATATAGCAAGGGCAAATTAGCACAAGGTCATGGTTAACCCACAGAACCATCCCTGATTCTAGGTTATCGACCGGTTCTTACACTCGAGCGGATGTTTGTTCGACACGAAAGTCCGAATAGTTCTAGAGGCATCTAGAAGGGGCTTGTGTACAACACACTTCCGGCAGTAGAGTGGTGCATTGGGTTGTGCTAGGCCGCAGAGGATCCTGGCGGTGGTGGGCGCCCATGCCGTGAGCCTACAAAGACCCCGCCTACCCAACTCCTCTCCTGTCGTTGCTCTTATCTTATCCCATTTCTTCCTCtttcctctccctctctctctcttacaCAAGTTGGTGCTGTCCTTGTTCCTGGACGGACACATCCGACATGTCGACGGCGGTGGCGCGGCCCTACGGCGGCGGCTTCCCCGGATCGGGGAGGGCCAAGGGGGACGAGCTGCTCGGCAAGAAGATGAGCGACGGGTTCTTcatcgaggaggaggaggaggaggaggaggaggcggaggaggtgcTCACGGAGAGCTCCTCCATCGGCGCGCCGTCGCCGTCGAGCTCCTCCATCGGCGAGGACTCCTCGTCGGAGGTTGGCGGCGACGGGGAGGACGAGGAGGTGGAGagcaagctcaaggaggagcccGGGCTCGGGTGCCTGGACGCCCTGGAGGACTCCTTGCCCATCAAGTGAGTCAGACGCTTCTCTGAATATGCTTCCTTTTGCTTGCCCAAAATGAGGAAAAAAAGAAGATCTTTTTTGGGGATTCTTCGATCCATTTGCAAAAGCGCGAGTAGTAGGAAATTCGTATGAGGTTTTTTAGAGATCACGAGTTGTCATCGGTTCCTCAGTTGCaattgattttgatctagagaggAAGAGGAGCATGGAAATTGATCCTTCGTTTTCGTGTGATTTTGCAGGAACGGGCTGTCGAGCTTCTACGCCGGAAAGTCAAAGTCATTCACCAGCCtcgcggaggcggcggcgcgggacgCCGTGAAGGAGCTCGCCAAGCCGGAGAACCCCTTCAACAAGCGCCGCCGCATCCTGGCCACCTGGTCCCGCCGCGCCTCCTGCAGCTCGCTGGCCACCGCCACCTACCTGCCCCCGCTCCTCGCCCCCGACCACGCCCTCCCCGAGGGGGAGGAaggcgaggaggacgacgactccGACTCCGGCTCCGACGAGCAGCACCGCGGCAAGAACGGGTGGGAGGCACCGGCATTGCCGCCCCCGAGGCTGAGCGTGAACACCCAGatgggcgcggcggcggcgaggaagggCGGCAGCTTCAGATCGCCGAGGTCCTACTCGCTCTCAGATCTTCGAAATGGCGGCGATGCGAGATATAAACAGTAGCTGCGAATTCGCAGCCATTGATCTGTCTTGTGTCCCGTAGATCTGTTACTACTACTTACTCCTTAATTATATATAAGCAAGTAATCGCAAGAGCATGTGTAAGTGTCTAAGCTAAATTCGTCGTGTTCTTGTATCCGTCAGTTGGATCCCGTTGACCTCGCTCACCCGACCCTATGTACGCAGACATGTATGAACTGCTCCGGCGAACTGAGTTCACCGAACTGATCCAACACCCCGGCCATCATTAACTAATGATGAACCGTCCTCAAGATAAGATTAGTTAGTTTAATGGCATTGCTCCCGATCCCTTTGTGTACAAACATATATACAATTTGTTGATCCAATTTGATTTGCTGGATAGGGGATCGCTCTCCGCCATGATTGCGCTACCACCAGGCAGGTCGGTAGGTCGCCCATGACCGGTGGTTGAGCTATGCCTCGCCTTGTGGGAGTATGAAATGGCTTGAAATGGGCACCAACGAGGAAGAATCAGACCCCTAATCAATCCCAAGAAGAGAGAAAGAAAGATGGCGCTTTTGCAGGTGGTAGTACTGGTAACTTTGTGCCTGGAAAGGCAGATCCGGGCATCCATTTGCACGCTTCTTTCCCCGGCAATCTGCGCGGTGCGTAGATCTTCCGTTTTTTCTAAGGAAAGTTACGCCCCATGTTCGCGCCGAACGGGCGGCAAGAACAGGGACGGGTTACCACGTACATAAACAAAACAAACCGCTTGCTTTACCCCCAACACGACGTGGATCCATTGATTAATCTGGGGCTTGCTCCGCTTGTCTCTTCTCTCTTGGCCTGGGAGAAGTGGGTGAAAcgtagtagcagtagtagtaaTAAATCGAGTTTTTAACCTTGCTCTCGCATTGTTTTCATACAGCAGCGTCGGT includes:
- the LOC125528707 gene encoding protein OXIDATIVE STRESS 3 LIKE 2-like produces the protein MSTAVARPYGGGFPGSGRAKGDELLGKKMSDGFFIEEEEEEEEEAEEVLTESSSIGAPSPSSSSIGEDSSSEVGGDGEDEEVESKLKEEPGLGCLDALEDSLPIKNGLSSFYAGKSKSFTSLAEAAARDAVKELAKPENPFNKRRRILATWSRRASCSSLATATYLPPLLAPDHALPEGEEGEEDDDSDSGSDEQHRGKNGWEAPALPPPRLSVNTQMGAAAARKGGSFRSPRSYSLSDLRNGGDARYKQ